The DNA region GGCAGCACCTCGCGCAAGTACGGCGGCACCGGGCTGGGCCTGGCCATCAGCCGCGAACTGGCCAGGCTGCTGGGCGGCGAGATTACGCTGGAAAGTACGCCGGGGCGCGGCAGCACCTTCACGCTGTACCTGCCCACCCAGTACCGCCCGCAGGACGCGGCGCCGGACAGCCGGGGCACGCAGAACACGCTGGAGTACGCCCAGTCTGTACCGTCACAGTACGGCCAGACTCCTTATGGGCAACTTCAGTACGCCCCTGCGCCAATCCTGCCTGCGCCGCTCCTGCCTGCACCGATGAAAGCGGCGCCGCTGGAAACAACGGCTGAGGCCCAGGCCCGTGGCGGTGGGGCCAGTCATAGCGGGGACAGTGACGGCGCGGAGATGCCGGTGGACGACCGCGCCCTGCTGCAAGCCGGCGACCGCACGCTCCTGATCGTCGAGGACGACCCCACCTACGCGGGCATTCTGCTGGAAGTGGCGCACGAGAAGGGCTTCATGGGCCTGATTGCGGCGCGTGGAGATCAGGCGCTCTCGCTGGCGCAGACCTACCGCCCGATGGCGATTACGCTGGACCTGACCTTGCCCGACACCAACGGTTGGGCGGTGCTGGACGCGTTGAAGCACGACCCGCTGACCCGGCACATCCCGGTGCACATCGTGTCCGGGCAGGAACCCTCGCTGGTCGGGCGCAAGCTGGGCGCGGTGGCACACACCACCAAGTCCGGCAACCCGCAGGAACTGGCGAACGTGTTTACCAGTCTCGACGCTTTCCTGGCGCGCCGCATGAAATCTGTCCTGATCGTCGAGGACGACGAGCTGCAACGCCGCAACATCGAGGAACTGATCGGCGACACCGACGTGCAGACCACCGCCGTGAACACCGGAGGCGAGGCGCTGGACGCGCTGGCCGGGGCGTCTTACGACTGCATCGTGCTCGACCTGCACCTGCCCGACATGAGCGGCTTCGAGCTGATGACCACCTTGCAGGAAACGCCCGCCTACCGCGCCATTCCGATCATCGTGTACACCGCCCAGGAACTGACCCGCGCTCAGGAAACCGAACTGCGCCGCGCCGCCAAGTCCATCATCGTGAAGGACGTGCGCTCGCCCGAACGCCTGCTGGACGAGGTGACGCTCTTTCTGCACCGGGTGGAAGCCAACCTCTCCGAGGACAAACGCCAGGCCCTGAGCGCCGCCCGCCAGCAGGAACCGCAGCTTCACGGGCGCAAGATCCTGATCGTGGACGATGACATCCGCAACATCTTCGCGCTGACGGCCGTGCTGGAACGCCACCAGATGGAAATCATCACCGCCGAGAACGGCCGCGAGGCCATCGCGCAACTCGACCATCACCCCGACACGGACCTGGTGCTGATGGACGTGATGATGCCCGAACTGGACGGCTACGAAACCACCCGCCTGATTCGCCAGAACCCGCAATTCGCTTCCCTGCCGATCATTTCGCTGACCGCCAAGGCCATGCCGGGTGACCGTGAGCACTCGATCGAGTCGGGGGCCAGTGATTACATCAGTAAACCCGTGAACACCGCGCAACTGCTGGCCCTGCTGCGCGTCTGGTTGTCCCGCTGATGCCCACCCTGAACATGGGCACGCCGCTGCCTGCTCAGGAACCGCTGGAGAGCATCGAACTCTCGTTGCTGCTCGAAGGGGTGTACCGCGTGACCGGGCACGACTTCCGGGGCTACGCCAGCGCCACCATTCACCGCCGCGTGATTCACGCCGTGGCCCAGGAAGGCCTGAGCAGCGTCAGCGCCCTGCTGGCCCGGGTCATGCACGACCCCGCGGCCATGACCCGGCTGCGCGAAACGCTCTCGATCAACGTGACCGAGATGTTCCGCGACCCCAGTTTCTTCCGGGCGCTGCGCGAACAGGTGTTGCCGGTGCTGCGCACCCACCCCTTTATTCGCATCTGGCACGCGGGCTGCTCTACCGGCGAGGAGGTGTACTCGCTGGCGATTTTGCTGGAGGAAGCTGGCCTGCTGGGCCGAACGCGCCTGTACGCCACCGACATGCACGTGCCTGCCCTGAACGCTGCCAAACGCGGCATTTATCGCCTGGACAAACTGGAAGGTTACGCCCGCAACTACCAGGAAGCCGGCGGCAAAGGCGAATTGAAACAGTACTTCACCACCCAGTACGACCACGCCCTGATTCGCGCCGACCTGCGCCAGCACGTGATCTGGGGCGAGCACAATCTGGTGACCGACAGTTCCTTCAACGAGTTTCACCTGATCCTGTGCCGCAACGTCCTGATCTACTTTGACAAGCCCCTGCAGGAGCATGTCAAGACGCTGCTGTGGCAAAGCCTGATGCCGTTCGGCATGCTGGGTCTGGGTCACCACGAAACGCTGGATTTCAGCGCGGTGGCCCCCAAATTCGAGACGCTGAGCCTCAGTGAGAAACTGTACCGGAGAATCGCCTGATGCCGAACAGCCACCTGCGCAAAGCCAAAATCCTGATTGTGGACGATCAGGACAGCAAACGCCTGGCGCTGGCGTCGGCGCTGGAAGTGCTGGGTCAGGAAATCGTGATGGTGAGCAGTGGCCGCGAAGCCCTGCGGGCCATTCTGCGTGACGACTTCGCGGTCATTCTGCTGGACGTGCGGATGCCGGGCATGGACGGCTTCGAGACGGCCGGCCTGATCCGCAGCCGCCAGCAGACCGAGAGCACTCCCATCATCTTCGTCACCGCGCACGACCGCGCCGAGTCGGACATGCTGGGCGGCTACCACCTGGGCGCGGTGGACTTTATCTTCGCGCCAATTCAGGCGGATGTGCTGCGCGCCAAGGTCAGCGTGTTCGTCGAGCTGCACCGTAAGACCATGACGGTGCAGGCCCACGAGCGCCGCCTGCGCCAGCTTGAAGCGCGGCAGGCCCAGCACGAACTGCAAAAACTGTCCAGCGCCATCGAGCAGTCCGCCGATCCGGTGGTGATCACGAACCGGGACGGTCTGATCGAGTACGTGAACGCCGCCTTCGAGCAGGTCACCGGGTACCCGCCCGAGGAGGCGATAGGCCAGTCCATCGCCCTGCTGGAGTCGGGTGAACACCCGACCGAGTACCATGACCAGATGTGGGACACCATTCGCCAGGGCAAGGTCTACCGGGGCGAATTCATCAGCAGACGCAAGGACGGTTCGCTTTACCACGAGGAAAAGACCATCACGCCCATCCGTGACGCCGACGGCCTGATTACCCACTACGTCAGCACCGGCAAGGACGTGACCGAGCGCAGGCGCATGGAGGAAGAACTGCGCGTGCTGAACGCCTCGCTAGAGCAGCGCGTCCGCGAACGCACCGCGCAACTCGAGGACGTGAACCACGAGCTGGAAGCCTACGCCTACTCCATCTCGCATGACCTCAGAACGCCGCTGCGCCACATCGGCAGTTTCGTCGACCTGCTGGGCCGCAACCACCAGGACGACCTGCCCGAAACCGCCCGCCGTTACCTGAAGATCATCCGCGACGGGGCCGGGCAGATGGAGGCCCTGATCGACGGACTGCTGGACTTCGCCCGCACCGGACGGCACGAAATGCGCGTACAGACCGTCAACCTGTCGGTGCTGCTGCGCGAGGTGATTCATGACCTCGACCAGCACCACGCCGGCGCGGGCGTGCAGTGGACGGTGCAGCCCCTCCCGGAGGTGTGCGGCGACCTGATCTCGCTGCGCCAGGTGTTCATGAACTTGCTGTCCAACGCCGTGAAGTACTCGCACGGCCAGAGTGACCCGCAGGTCGAAATCTGGGCCACAGACGACGACCAGCAGGTGGTCATCCACGTGCGCGACAACGGCGTGGGCTTCAATATGGCGTACTATGACAAGATGTTCCGGGTGTTTCAGCGCCTGCACAACTCGGTGGACTTCGAGGGTCATGGGGTTGGGCTGGCCCATGTGCGCCGCATCGTGCTGCGCCACGGCGGGCGCGTCTGGGCCGAAAGTCAGGAGGGACAGGGCGCGACCTTCAGTGTCGCTTTGCCGCGCAAAGTCAGCGCCGCACCCCCCTTGACCTTAAGCGACCCCCCCGAGCACAGTGAAAACACCCAGCACGTCTGAATGCGCGACCCAAGGATCCGGCC from Deinococcus fonticola includes:
- a CDS encoding CheR family methyltransferase, coding for MPTLNMGTPLPAQEPLESIELSLLLEGVYRVTGHDFRGYASATIHRRVIHAVAQEGLSSVSALLARVMHDPAAMTRLRETLSINVTEMFRDPSFFRALREQVLPVLRTHPFIRIWHAGCSTGEEVYSLAILLEEAGLLGRTRLYATDMHVPALNAAKRGIYRLDKLEGYARNYQEAGGKGELKQYFTTQYDHALIRADLRQHVIWGEHNLVTDSSFNEFHLILCRNVLIYFDKPLQEHVKTLLWQSLMPFGMLGLGHHETLDFSAVAPKFETLSLSEKLYRRIA
- a CDS encoding sensor histidine kinase yields the protein MPNSHLRKAKILIVDDQDSKRLALASALEVLGQEIVMVSSGREALRAILRDDFAVILLDVRMPGMDGFETAGLIRSRQQTESTPIIFVTAHDRAESDMLGGYHLGAVDFIFAPIQADVLRAKVSVFVELHRKTMTVQAHERRLRQLEARQAQHELQKLSSAIEQSADPVVITNRDGLIEYVNAAFEQVTGYPPEEAIGQSIALLESGEHPTEYHDQMWDTIRQGKVYRGEFISRRKDGSLYHEEKTITPIRDADGLITHYVSTGKDVTERRRMEEELRVLNASLEQRVRERTAQLEDVNHELEAYAYSISHDLRTPLRHIGSFVDLLGRNHQDDLPETARRYLKIIRDGAGQMEALIDGLLDFARTGRHEMRVQTVNLSVLLREVIHDLDQHHAGAGVQWTVQPLPEVCGDLISLRQVFMNLLSNAVKYSHGQSDPQVEIWATDDDQQVVIHVRDNGVGFNMAYYDKMFRVFQRLHNSVDFEGHGVGLAHVRRIVLRHGGRVWAESQEGQGATFSVALPRKVSAAPPLTLSDPPEHSENTQHV